From Calditrichota bacterium:
GGAGCTGGTCGTCCACGGACAGACAGGGCTGCTGGCACAGCCGGCCGATGCCCAGAGCTTGGCGTCCGCCCTGCTTACCATGCTGGCGCAACGGGAGCTCATGGCAAGGTTTGGTCAAGCCGGGAGGCGCAGAGTAGAAGAGAACTTTACCGTGGAGCATCAGGTGGCCGCCTTCGAGCGGCTGTACGACGCCCTGATCGATGGGAGGATAGAACAAGTGCGCACAGGTGCACAGAGTGCCCTGGGCTCGACAAAGACGGCGCATTCGCACTTGTGCGGGGCCTGAGGCGAGCCATGTGGAAGCTGCGGCTCAACAAGGTTATGCATGAGTTCAAGGTCGGCGGCGTACCTGCGGTGGCGCGCCACGTCGGCCAACGGCTGGTGCGCAGGAATGCCTTTTTGGTCTTTGTCACCGACCTGCGCACTCCTCAGCCAGCTTATGCCTGTCCGGAGGGCTATGCCCTTCGCCTGCTCCCATCAGACAAGGCGGCAATGGACCGGCTGGTGGCTTTCTGGATGGCCTCGTATGCCGAGAACTATCCGCTCTTCTACGATGAGCAGCTGGTCAGACAATTGCTCGAGGCGCGTTTTGCTGCGGAGGAGCTCTGCTTTGTCGCCGAACACGGGGATGCCATTGCCCATTTTCATTGGGTGAGCAGGTTCGGCCGCTGTCCGTTCAACCAGGAGGAGCCGCTCAAGTTCTTGCCTTTCCGGCCAGGCATCGATGCCTATGGCTACAATATCTTCACGCATCCCGAGCACCGCGGCAAAGGGCTCATGCTGGCGACCCTATCGTTTCTGTGTGATTGGCTGCGGGGGCACGGCCACGAGCGGCTCTGGAGCTGCGTTGGCACCAAGAACGCTGCCTCGATCAAGCTGCACCACAAGGTGGCCACGCACGTCAGCACGCTCTACGTCACCCGGTACCTAGTGTTCGACCGGGCGCGGCTCGTGCCGGCGTCGGGGAGCTGAAATGTCGTACCGCGACGGCAGCCTGTGTCCTGCGGTGGTGGTGCCACTGCACGAGACCGGGCTGGAGGTAGTGCGGGCACTGGGTAGGCGGGGCGTGCCCGTCATCGGCGTTGACGAGGATGCGCATCGACCTGGGGCGCATTCCCGTTACTGTCGCAGGGTGGTGCGTTCCCCCATCGAAGGCGAGGCGCTGGCGGCGACTCTGCTGGCGATTGGCGCACACCTGCAGACGAAGGCGGCCCTCTTCCCCTGTGGAGACCCACAGGTCCTCTGCGTCGCAGAATACCGGGAGGCGCTCAGCCGCCACTACCTCTTCAATCTGCCCGACGTTGAGGTGGTTGCGACCCTCATGCACAAGGACCGCTTTGCCGATTTCGCCACACGCCACGGGTATCCGGTACCGCAGACCTTTGTCGTGGGAAACGTGCAGGAGGTGCAGCGGGCGGCGCAGGCCATCCGCTACCCGTGCATCCTGAAGCCTGCTGTGCGAAGTGTGGCCTGGGAAGCGCGGCGTATGCCGAAGAACTATGTGGTGCACTCGGCCGACGCCCTGCGCGCAGCGTATGCCGCATGCCACAAGCTGGTGCCGCAGGCGGTCGTGCAAGAGTGGATCCCGGGGAGTGATGAGGAGGTGTTTTTCTGCCTCCTCTACATCGACACCGAGGGGCGGCCACTGGTTACCTTCACTGGCCGGAAGCTGCGCCAATGGCCCCCGGAGCGCGGCTGCACGGCGATCGCCACCGGGCATCAGGCCCGTGAGCTCGAGGAGCTGACCCTCCGCTTCATGCACGAGGTGGGGTTTCGGGGCCTGGGGTCAATGGAGTACCGTCGCGACCCGCGAGATGGACGCTTCGTGATGATTGAGCCTACGGTAGGGCGTATCGACTTGCAGTCCGGGGTGAGCGAGCTGTATGGGGTGAGCTTGCCCTGGGTGGCCTACGCCGACGTGGTCGGGGTTGAACGCTCTTCCGGGAATACAAGGATGGGCACCGGGGAAGCGAAATGGATCCACGAGGAGGGCGTGGCCCGTCTTTGGCTGAGGCAGGTACGCCACGGGCACATCCGTCTGCGTGAGTGGCGGCGACTCCTGCGCGGGAGAAAGAGGTTTGCCGTCTTTGCCCGCGACGACTTGACACCGACGGTGGCGTTGTGGTGCGAAGTGGCCCGCAAGGCATGGCGGGCGCTGATTAACTGGTTTACTCAACTTCGCGGAAACGAGGGAGAATAGTGCGCGTCAACCGGAGAATAGTGATTGCTATCGGCATTGCGGCCGTCGGCGGCGTGTTGCTTGCCTACGGTCTATGCCACGACATTTGGGAAGGGCAACCTCGCTACTACGGACCCAACGACAGGCTGATGATCGCCTTTGGCGCAGCGGGAGCGAGTTTGGGAGTCCTCCTGGCCATAGGTGAGCGGCTGCGACTCCACCGTCGCGGCCTTCTTGCTGCGCGCATGCCCCTGTTTGATGCAGTGGCGCTCGCCGTGCTTACTGCATTGGCGGGGATGGCAGCGGGTATCGTCTGGTTCCACAACGGCAGCGTGGACGAATCCTACCAGAACAAGGAGTTCGCCATCGGCATCTATGGCTCGTCCGAGGACGCGCCCTTGCAATTCAGCGGCCAGGGATTGAACAACCCGGTGCTCACCCGCTACAGCATGCCGGAGCTGGAGATCCGCTGTGTAGCGGACCCGTTCCTGGTGTGCGAAAAGGATTCCTTCTACATCTTCTACGAAGCTCTGGAGGCGGTGACCGGTCAGGGAGTGATCGCCGTCGCCACAAGCGCTGATGGCAGAAGTTGGGAGTACAAGGGAGTGGTGCTGGACGAGCCCTTTCACCTTTCTTACCCCTGCGTGTTCAAGTGGAGAGGGGATTACTACATGATCCCCGAGGCGGCGACCACCAGGTCGGTCAGGCTCTACCGCGCCGTGCACTTTCCCTATCGCTGGGAGTTCGTCCAGAAACTGATTGACCAGGACGACAAGCTGTTCAAGGACAACACCATCTTCGAGCACGAGGGGCGCTGGTGGCTGTTCAGCGAGACGATGGGTAACCGCGTGCTCAGGCTCTACTACGCTGACACCCCTCTAGGGCCGTGGACTGAGCACCCGCGCAGCCCGGTGGTCAACGGCAATCCGGAAATTGCCCGCCCCGGAGGCGCGGTTGTGCACATCGACGGCCGCCTGTACCGTTTTGCCCAAGATGACGCCAAGTACTACGGCCGGCAAGTTTGGGCGATTGAGATTACCAAACTGTCGCCCACGGAATACGAAGAGAAAAAGGTGGGAAAGAAGCCAGTTCTGAAGGGCTTCGACCGCTGGAATCGCCGCGGCATGCACCACCTCTGCCCCATCAGGACGGCCGAGGGGTGGATGGCCGCGGTGGATGGCTACTGAGGCCAGACTGTAGCAGGCAAGCGAGGAGCAAGCGTATGGCCACACGAGCGACCGTCGCGGTGGTGAGGACAAGCCCGCAGCGCGTGCAAGAGGATATCGCACGTGCCATGGAGCTTGCTGGCTTCCGGGAGCACCTTGCGCCGGGGGTCACGACCATCCTCAAGGATAACATCTCCTGGCACTACCCCTTCCCCTCGGCAAATACGACGCCGTGGCAACTGGAGGGGGTAGTGCGCACGTTGCGGGAGGCCGGCTACGCCGACCTGGTGGCAGTGCACAACAACACGGTGGTCACCAATCCGCGCAAGGGGGCAAGGCTCAACCGATTGGCCCCTGTCTACGCGCGTCATCAAGTCGCAGAGCGATACAACTTCCTGCCCCAGGACATGACCTGGGTGGTGTACCGGCCTAAGAGCAAGATGTTGGTGCTTGACCAGGTTTTTCCCGAGGGGATCAGACTGCCTGACTTTTTCTTCGGCAAGAACGTTGTCCACTTGCCAACCATGAAGTGCCACATCTACACGACGACCACTGGTGCCATGAAGAACGCGTTTGGTGGCCTGCTTAACACCAGGCGTCACTACACGCACAGCGTCATTCACGAGACGCTGGTTGACCTGTTGGCGATACAGCGGGAGATCCACCCTGGGCTCTTTGCCGTGATGGACGGTACCACTGCGGGTGACGGTCCTGGACCGCGCACCATGCGGCCGGTGCAGGCTGACCTCATTCTTGCCAGCGGCGACCAGGTGGCGGTGGACGCGGTAGCCGCCAAGATCCTCGGGTTCGCCCCCATGCAGATCGGCTACATCAGGCTGGCCCACGAGGCGGGTTTGGGAGTGGGACGCCCAGAGGAGATCGAAGTGGTGGGC
This genomic window contains:
- a CDS encoding DUF362 domain-containing protein — protein: MATRATVAVVRTSPQRVQEDIARAMELAGFREHLAPGVTTILKDNISWHYPFPSANTTPWQLEGVVRTLREAGYADLVAVHNNTVVTNPRKGARLNRLAPVYARHQVAERYNFLPQDMTWVVYRPKSKMLVLDQVFPEGIRLPDFFFGKNVVHLPTMKCHIYTTTTGAMKNAFGGLLNTRRHYTHSVIHETLVDLLAIQREIHPGLFAVMDGTTAGDGPGPRTMRPVQADLILASGDQVAVDAVAAKILGFAPMQIGYIRLAHEAGLGVGRPEEIEVVGDDIAGLCLGCQVGDNLASRAGDLFWFGGGKRLQTLLFRTPLVYLFVFASAAYHDLFWWPLKGRPTFNRWRQQASWGRLFDSYAQDYQSVGE
- a CDS encoding GNAT family N-acetyltransferase, producing the protein MWKLRLNKVMHEFKVGGVPAVARHVGQRLVRRNAFLVFVTDLRTPQPAYACPEGYALRLLPSDKAAMDRLVAFWMASYAENYPLFYDEQLVRQLLEARFAAEELCFVAEHGDAIAHFHWVSRFGRCPFNQEEPLKFLPFRPGIDAYGYNIFTHPEHRGKGLMLATLSFLCDWLRGHGHERLWSCVGTKNAASIKLHHKVATHVSTLYVTRYLVFDRARLVPASGS